From Rhopalosiphum padi isolate XX-2018 chromosome 2, ASM2088224v1, whole genome shotgun sequence:
ATAGGTAAGCAGtagctactatatatatatatatatatatatatatatatatatatataattatatttattttgcctctgctgaatttaattatttccatCCATTCATTAGCATcttaatgaacattttattatgcgAAAACCGAGTGAACTTTCTTCTTAttcttctctctctctctatatatatatattttttcttctgtAGAGTAACGCGTACAtcttaaataagaaattaatgtCTATGGTCATTAGGGAAATGTCTGTTACGCGaagtaattgtatttaaacGCAACGacttttatatagtatacactagaatattattatacgcatggAACTAATAACCATTCGAATTTGgaccataattttaattaaacagaaTGGAAAAAAGCAGCAGATTATACAGCTGTAATAATTCTAAACGATCGGTTGGTTTTGGTTATTCTTTAAAGGACAATATAAGAGATAGACACACGGAAATTTACACAGCATCAATtaggtctttttttttttagagtcgAACTTTGAAACCTTTAATGTAGTTCAAAATTGTTCgctatctaataaaaaaaaaaaaaatcgtaaaacaaATCAACcgtgaaaaagaaaaataggtaATGTCCGGGTAAATTGACCAAAATGGAAACGCGTAGCTGGTGGACGGGACAGATCTGTGATGTTTTGAggaaacgtttaaaaaaaaaaacggcaaCATCGATGTTTAAAAGTGACTGGAACGGCGAAGGGGACTAAACTTTTAACGTTTCTCCAGGGATTGCGTTTGACTAGTGTTTATACTacctaaaaaaagtttttttaagcTCGACTATacgttttgaataataataaactataaaatacttttgttgTTTATTGTCATTGCATTCGAATTCCaaagttatgatttttatttctataatacatatatatattctataaatgcTTAAATTAAGCGcgttaatatagaaataatcataataatatcgtaatgttgacaaattattttttaaagtattaattagtaatcgcccaagtataaaaaatatttacataaaatattatacatcaatatattatgtttgttgtttgatgttttttttaaagaattttgcaagtttttattttattttaataagtgtgTAATTTTAATCCTggaatatatataagtaaatactaaattacctacttaaaaagtcattgttaaaattattttttttaatgttaggtacattttaatattacattacaattttCGAAAAGACTGATAATTTTtcattagaattattataaattctgaaaaatacttatgaaatggatcaaaattacaaaatatgttactacttataatatgtatatcttattttattacactaataatatatttatgactgTTTGTATAATTAAGCTTCCCAACTTAAAGCATTTAAATTTCAaggttatttttaagataactCAGTATACAGATTCAccagtatatttattttgacagGGTACCTATAATTTAGAATATGTCTATTCACatcttatcataaaatataaaaatttaaataccattttaaaaccatcataccaaaacattaacatttgagctttattttatacttagtatCTGAATAGTCCCATGATTTACTctgtatgaattaaaataattatctttagcataatattatgttcttgttCATATTctctttaattaatattttcatcaatattaGACTTAACAATTATCACTGTAACTAGTAACTACACATCTACACAAagtaaattctaaatattataaaaaaatccatgtaacTGTTATTCTTAGTATTGgagtaaatatttatctataagtagAGTTGTCTAGAGCCCTAAGTaagttttttgatattttaatttaaaaacaaataatttgtttacttctaaattaagatataaaaaacTTACTCAGAGTTGTAGAACTTGTTCTTACTTTAAATTGTCTTTTCACTCTAATTTTCAAAATGAcagaataaaattgattttttttgtttatgttaagTTTGCTTTATGTATTAAGATGGAATTAACCAATTAACGTTTATAAGTATCTATGTACtacatacttaaatattattctcaATACCAAAGAGAAAATTTCTTTTTTGAAGCAttgtaaagtatttatttattcattatttgtaaGTTACATTGAAACACAAGTAGTTTATAAAGTTCAGATTAAAGATAGCAATATGTGTTTACTTGTTATCacatcataatttgaataatgcgTTGTTACACATTGTTAATGTGAACAAATTGTATTTCCATTTTGTCCAAGTActattataaaacacaaaaatacttatttgattttaccagtatacatataattttaatctatgtCATTAGTTAGCCTTCACAATTATTGTAAGTGGATGTTTGTTACAATACAATTagtgtattgttattttaataaaaacaaacagaagaatacattttaagacattaatttatacataaaacacaATTACCAATATTCCTcatcataaaacattttaaaacaattcaattagataataattgttttaccataaaatgaataacaatatattgtaaattttatccCTTTATTATAACTCTTAGATAATTTAAagactaatataatatctaagactatattatctacttttattttgttattaagttcattacaatataaaataaatcattttatctaGCTCAACTATTCAATTTCATTTACAACCAATTAGatcttatacttaaaaaatgtaaatacatttttccttATTTGGCATTGGCATTAAAATCAAGTCTTAAATTTTTGCCGACATTCTCGTGCATTTGGAAATATTTGACAATGCATCGATCCAAGCATACACTTTCTCCTTTATTCAGTTCACCCGCTTTATGTTCTGGCTTGACGCATTTCTTTCTACATGTTTCTGTCATACGTCCATACATATCAGCCATCATGTCTAATTCTACTTGTTGCAAGTTAGTGAGGTTCTGTGGTATTTGTACAGTTCCAGccatgattatatatttttttcacaaagaTGAAATTAGAACTTTCTTGGACTCTGATCGTATTCTCCTATATTTGATAATCGTATACGTTCTCTAGCTTTCATACTATCATAACGCTTGGAATCGACATATCGCTTTGATATGACAA
This genomic window contains:
- the LOC132919810 gene encoding uncharacterized protein LOC132919810 gives rise to the protein MKLNHFQKVFIGWSIVITGGLYSFVISKRYVDSKRYDSMKARERIRLSNIGEYDQSPRKF
- the LOC132919809 gene encoding mitochondrial import inner membrane translocase subunit Tim10, with the protein product MAGTVQIPQNLTNLQQVELDMMADMYGRMTETCRKKCVKPEHKAGELNKGESVCLDRCIVKYFQMHENVGKNLRLDFNANAK